aattgtatgtggatgtttttattgctGGGTTTTATCCTGATTCATTggcctgagaatattggtcttaacaaaaaatcatatgctgttggattctattggccaggactttgttgaggattttttgcatctatattcatgacaGATACTGGTCTGCATTTCCAGAGGTTCTTGTGGTTTGGGGCAAAGAAGGAGTATAAACAGTCTACTAGAGTCCCTTATGGACTCTCtgtattatttttagaagagtaCACTTTTATTTTTGCTTATAACAGTGATTTCCTatacagctcagaattatccgctgtttaCGCGTGGTCCTGGGGTTTCAATTTTCTAGTACAGTGGATGGCTCGGGAAGGAGgggtgtacattcagaagtggatcatgctagagtctgggcaccagttctgaaaggtacctggCCTGTAGCAGGAAAACTGCTGGGAAACCTGGAGGTGCCAGGTCCCATTTCTACTAGCAGGGTGAGAagttttgtgattcctttctcaaaacaaaatagaaacacctccacTGACACCTAGCCCAgctcctggcagattccaagcactcctgtttccccagtgctgagcCTCTCTCCAGGTAGCctgatctaatcatctgcaggagggagctgggcatagctaggaattatcaccagtgggagctctcctccctctgcggaccttgtggttcagcatcaagcctccagatgcctctacaggcttctgtgggatgctcctgaagtatcaacagctcggccgggagttgccacagcacctgcaagggaagcaaagcacaggaaggtgctgtgaactgggacggcatgactgagagcacagctgtgctctctgtgggtAAACCAGTTTAAAGGACACCCGGTATTATATCCCAGTCTCCCAACCCAGCTACCTATCCGCAAATTTGGCGATCCCACAGCAGTAAGCTGTACACAGGGGCGATCCAATActtagttttccttttaaatacattttttcacttgctgtgctTCAATTGAAAGGTAGATGTATAAAAATAGCCTCATTCTTCCTTCCAACAGTATTCCCCTCTATTGCAgtgtaaggtcaacttaacagcataattctgttaaaccattgtctgtggtcaccagcaaaagcagtttacccacagacattgcaacagtactttgctcacacagagaagagatggagccggctcatcatcaggagtgggtccCACTCCCCACAATCAGCGGTCTCATtttgcggccagtgcagggatcGTGGTTTATAAGCATCCCTCATttgtgctgctaaaagaacagtgttccctcctcaccagcaaagatgacaaaatagggctgtgttatggggagaatctactggaaggcagggagttagttttgtcgTTGTCGTCTGTATTCCTTGTAATatgtttaacaatcagtttggggaatgttagcatgtgttcagtcAAAGGTACaaggggcaggctgtaggacgccagacctaaagagtatgtttgaacacagaagccctggaaaggcagttatccagcaaggtcaccaccttccaggagccagactgacataattgatcctaaacacatctggctcagtcctggactccagggaaggacagaagactacacttggactgccttcttcctcaacttccAATTCCTATTGGGGTTCATCTTAGATGAATTTTTCAACTGGGGGTAATACTCTTtagttttgttatgtgtttttctgtttaacaGTATATGAACCCAGAATGAacgtatagaggcagcaagacaaacaagggtttcttggaggtacagtggggtagcgggtggggtaaaagggcaccgatattaaagagttcaagaaagaagaggatgttttcatactgattgtggtagcaatcagaaaatactgcttgatgtaattgaactgtggaatgatacggcatctgtgttactctgggtagactagagaagcaaattcatagacactcgtttccttgagaaatagctttatatacaagagaaatcaaatattgagaaaacatcccagcccagatcaagtccttaagtccaatcttagaccatgtgtccgatacctatttttaaagtcttcttcagactcacaaaacacatgcaatgatgccaaatgcaggaaaagcacaggccagtgggtgggaagtcttctggatccggtggcattgcaagcatctaagtgctggcatgggtccacgtggtttctccagctcagggcattagcATACTTCTATGTATCTTgtaagctgcaatgtctcccagggagagaacagagagaaacagggacagagaaagagactccgacatccaaggaggaatgcaggagttcccagaatcctcagaaggccatgccaacacagaggccacattggctatgatctgattaactgactagactccaccccttcactcttaatcgtgtcaaattgacaaattatatgatgaccacagctaacaataaaatgctttgggaaaaaaacaaacaataaaataataaacagacgatttcattatgaatttttttcttgtaaattcagttattggtttatatcataatcccttttcctgttcaatattttaaagttttagaaatgttggactggcaagaatttccatgagtttccagctatgtgtgcaaaacaTTCTGTCATGTATTTGAAcgtatttttctcatgaaacatgaaacaaaatattatttgcaacattcttctcaagtgtagttcagtggcattagattactgttttcaacaattacaaaCACCTGCAAAATTTCctatcaaacataacagaaaaccacccccaaaatagtCTGCCTAGCAGGTTTCCCCATAACGTCGAATAATTAACTAAAATTTTcctgtttcaattattttgaatagaagcctgatttaaatacttccccgttactctctaaagaatgcagcctaaatcctgtagaatatctctttgagccagatttttttaccagtattttattgtggtatatatctcaatatcaaaatctacataaatagctatgtctgtagatcatacttcctttcactgtatccaactcacagtgtttgcaacttgtagcactctctacctctaaagaTTTTCACACTGAGGGATCAGAGATAAAAATAACctcaaggatggggaaatagatctatgtgtctatatttatagttttagtattaaggtggcggaaggaccttgggcctctactcaagcacttcctcaatgcatgaatacttcattctactaaattggcattctatggtgctcaccctcccgacacaactgctgaagccaaaatgggtgaacaattaAATACGGTTaaggaaactgatggtgcccagctatcaaaagagatagtgtctggggtcttaaaggcttgaaggtgaacaagcggccatctagctcagaagcaacaaagcccacatggaagaagcacaccagtccgtgcaatcacgaggtgtcaaaagggatcaggtgtaaggcatcataaaaagaaaaaatcttaccatagtgaaagaagggagaagtgcagagtggagacccaaagcccttatgtcggccactggtgatcccctcacagacgggtctaggggagatgggtcagtcagggtgcgatgtagcaccaatgaagaatacatctttcccccagttcttaaatgcttcctccccccaactaccatgatcccaattctaccttgcaagtctggatagagcagaggttgtacactggtgcatataggagctggaggcacagggaatccagggtggatgataccttaaggaccaggggtgtgaggggtgatactgggagtgtagagggtgagtgggttggaaaggggggaccgattacaaggatctacatgtgacctcctccctaggggacggacaacagaaaaggaggtgaagggagacgccggatagggcaagatatcacaaaataataatctataaattatcaagggctcctgagggaggcgggagcagggagggagggggaaaaaaaaagacctgatgcaaagggcttaaatggagagcaaatgctttgaaaatgattagggtgaagaatgtacagatgtgctttatacaattgatgtatttatatgtatggattataagaattatatgagcccctaataaaatgtttaaaaaataataacctcagggagaaagtggacttgcaggggtgctaaggccccacaggagcctggatacagactgcagttagagctgctgtgctgaccactatggaagCTCCACTCCCCatgtttggaaatctgcagagacaactccaggtaacactcctgaccaatcgtctgaatgcttatgaccagagaaaatgttactgtgtgccccacagaagttggaagacagtgtaagcccaggaaacacctcttctgtatgtgatgggttgctgtcagcagggggctcagaatacccatcacccacatagggtactaatccatgggaagAAAAACGACCTTCTTGtgatttctgtgggttcctgtaaccccacaaataaacttgttaggaaacacttttattccaatattaaatatagaatataacaaagtgtcttttatcccttcccaaatattctggaacgttataggggaaaggagttttagggatgacatatacttgtttccctacatggtcaaaggaatgacaagattcaggtaggcttagtcttgattccattgcttGGTAAGGATAGAGactgtctttaatttcaccagatcatctgtgtacttctgatggtaatggatgtaaagctacattcaacttaaaatctgcacagctgtccgcatgactggtagagtgaagacctcagagagggctgtgttctcccaaggactccaccagcatcgcttttcgAGTGTGAGtgccagaggcaggggccccattcagccctttctaCTTTTACATACCATtcacctcccacacgcaaatgcctgactagaacccaaatgaaaccacagcacgcatggacttaaattcatattccttctcaccaggagagcattttctgggtgtcacggatcttatccacatgaacaagaagcatgtgtgggttttcctctttctggcaactcaggaaggtgagtggttcagggagtcagacatgaagtctgggagtgcagcatccgagcacatgactcactgggtttctctctatccccagctgtacaggcccaggtgcagctacaagagtcaggccctggactagtgaggccctcacagaccctgtctctcacttgtgctgtctctagattctctttaaccagctatcatgtgacaTGAGTCCACCAGACtccaggaaagggtctggagtggattgggataatatgggagaatgggggggcacgaagtataatccagctctccagtactgagtcagcatcaccagggacactgtCCAGaaccatgtttatttaaaaactgagctctgtgaatcctgagagcacagccatgtattactgtgcaagatacaCAGTGATGGGAGGTCATTGTGAGCACAGACAAACTcggtttcagcagagacaagggaatgaaggcagtgaggctttacTATCAGAAATTGTGGTTTCCctaccttgtcagcacttctccagggaccactgTGCATagagtctagggaaccttcatgcatctgaccatgccttcttttcattggaatgggtttTGTCTATCTTTCACCAGGCAGATTTCAGAGCACTATGTATTGCTCAGACCTCAGTTTACAATCCAGATACTACCtactgccatttgttgtcaaagttagaaatatttaatGCAGTAAAAAAAATGATCATGTTGAGTCTCAAATTTTGTGCACACCCTCAGATATATCTTGAATTTTTTCATTCTAATGAATACTCACTAGTGCACATTGTGCGATAATTTCCTCTTAGAACACCCTAAAAAATATTGTCTATGCCAATACTAGTGTTAGGAAacaaataattattaacaaattctcaaaaaacatgaattcaaaagaaaaagtacaaagtgaggtaagggtcttgcttcatttttctgcaggtagatatccattttttctggcaccatttattgaagatggcatctgcttcccatttaatattttttgggtcccttatcaaagataagttgcctgtatgctgatgtttttatttctgggtctttggcttttttacattggtctgaatatctgtcattaagcCAGTACCACTCTGTTCTGACTACAGTAACCGTAATGTATGTGCAAagttcaggtagagcaagccttccgaatagcctgatttaaatacttcccctttCCTCAGTAAAGAAAGCAGCCTAAACCCTGTGGAATATCTTtattgtctttgagccagatttttttttaccagtattttactgtggtatatatctcaatatcaaaatctatataaatagctatgtctgtagattatacttccttgagcttgtgccctttctgctactttttccaagtgcagtggacttagaggttaaaatcctaatgtagtttactgacagaGAGAAACCAAGGAGGTATTTGCgaagtcactatattgccagaaaCTTCCTTCTGTGTGAcatcactggtatgtgatgtcaTATGACTACCAGTGGagagtttcccatcttgactgaatttaagGCTTTTACATTTTGTAGATTTACGccaagaaaacttagaaacacaggtaaaagtttgttacacactcattacagctacctggtaactatcctacaagaaagcattgatgagacatgagctcttcaattttttaaaaaacttttttatgattcaaaactttacagagtaaattgaagagaaaccccatgtatgtggttgccacattcatacattgattgcaattcccgAGACATACCAaccttcttcccacttcagccctccttgtgtttttatattattcatccttctttcctattccttcttgttttcaaaagttcttatccataagcaaatgctgtccttttgatttagtatcgttgattgttctaaggagtatatacctctcagatgtaattcttcccctctgagcctgtaaattgttgggctgaaatctgagtcagaggagtgagtacagatCCAAGAGTGAAGAGTCACCAGAGGACATAATCTGGGGATTCCAAGTCTACATCAGgtcagtaagcctgatctattttatgattttggtttgttccactttcttctcccactcaaatcaggaccctcttttgtgatccctttagagtaattagcagtggaagctgggcaccatctagttcttcttatctcagggttgtggaggttgaagctcactgtggtccattcatcctcaggatgaattgttcccacacatcctctcttttctttatttttattttatggtaaTTCTGTGCTGTCTCCGGCAGGAGGGGGAGGTAACAAAGAACATGCAAGTGCGGCAGGCACAACTGGCAACTAGGTGGGCACTCTACTGGTTGGTACATCTGTTATCCAaaaacaccaggttcagctctctttcaggcactgaaagctggaagagcatacattctgtggaagtctggaaagtcatctgcccccaaaatggtgggccatgtcagtagagggacagcaacacagaacatggGTACCCATGTGGTAAGCcacaactgtccgttcacacacttggctcaggacaaactccagcacctcttcctttgtttttaaaactttattacaCTAAcaccaatgaaaggttttcttgttgaaaatttctcatgtTTAATGAGATCTGACTTCCACATATAAAATGTTCCATTTGATGTTCCATTTAATTCAAgcaaagggcttctttccttgtgaaatctctgatgtgctgtaaggcattgcgtctggctgaaagctttaccacactcaccacctacatagggtttttctccagtGAATTTATAGATGAGTTTTCAAATTTCCTTCATGAATGAagtttttgccacattcactacttatatggggtttctctccagtatgagttcgccaaTAAACAGTGagtccatccttcctgagaaaggcttttccacattgactacatacatgggatttctcaccagtaatgagaagtcttctggataaaccCTTTGCCACACTTActacatacatagggtttttctcctgtgaatttttatatgagttttgagatttcctttacgaatgaagcttttgccacattcactacatttatgtggtttctgtccagtatgagttcgctgatgaacagtgagagaaggcttctggataaagccttttccacattcaccacatacatggggtttctctccagtatgagctcgctgatgctcagtaagtttaccctttctgataaaagcttttccacattcaccacatacatggggtttctctccagtatgagttcgctgatgaacagtgagagtacACTtcaaggtaaaggcttttccacattcaccacatacatggggtttctctccagtatgacttcgctgatgaacagtgagagcagtcttctggataaagccttttccacattcaccacatacatggggtttctctccagtatgagttcgctgatgaagagtgagaccatccttcctgagaaaggtttttccacattgaccacatacaaaggatttctctccagtatgagctcgctgatgctcagtaagtttaccctttctgataaaagcttttccacattcaccacatacatggggtttctctccagtatgagttcgctgatgaacagtgagaagtcttcctgataaaggcttttccacattcaccacatacatggggtttcactccagtatgatttcgctgatgaacagtgagagaagccttctggataaagcctttgccacattcaccacatacatggggtttctctccagtatgaattcgctgatgacccgtgagaccatccttcctgagaaaggcttttccacattgaccacatacatgggatttctctccagtatgagtttgctgatgaacagtaagcatacacttcctgataaaagcttttccacattcaccacatatgtggggtttctctccagtatgagttcgccgatGAAAAGTGAGAGAACTCTTCTggttaaagcctttgccacattcacaacATACATGGGGCTTCTCTCCAGTataagtttgctgatgagcagtgagatcactcttcctggtgaagcctttcccatattcactgcatacataggacatgCCTGCCACATGagattcctgatgtcccttgaggtatgacacACTGTggaaagttttcccacattgcaaacatttatatagcttttgtcctttgtgacttttttgataatgctcattgagtttgaacactttCTTGAGTTTTTGCCCACGCTGACTGCATTCAGAGTCCTCGATGGAGGTTGTCCCACATTTACCGCCTGCGTGTGGTTTCTCAAGTTCATCaaactcctgatgctgaatgcattgtgacttcatgagcctgggtggttcacactcagcgAATTTTctttcagtacaaaattgctcgtgttcaatgtggagaaaagttttctcatcttcactgagcacaactgacttctgtattttgttgcttctgttctgatttaattctagaatgattaaatctgattttacaattttttcatgtACTTCAAACATCTCGTAagcttcctttggaggaaaattatttttatgctgagaataggtattaaatttatagcattgttctattctgtccatgcatctttcacattgtaagtgctcaagcaaatgatcatcatcttcctggattcctataaaagaacagaacagaacattgacTATTTTCAACATATTGGTTTACAATACAGCCCTTAAAATAcgcattgatacaaagtagatctttagtgacaaccctcttatatgaatataaataaaacactatgcttaatgtttattgcccattgaacgaaatacaaacatgtaaacaatccaaatgataaaaatagttattatagaaatcaggttggatatgaaagtgataaatgggcacagatttgatatttgcttaaagatGTACATGAATACATaaaacaaacataacagaaggaagacatgagaccaatagaccacaggagtgataagacttgctaattccagttggtagaggtTAGATGTATTCATTGCAtcaatctaactgaaaaacaattaAGTACTAGACAAAATTGGGAATGTGAAACATGCTGAatattctacttgggagaaaaccatttttacaggtatatatgaaaaggATTATGGaacagaaacacattctttatgtgtatggagcctgtattctagctcacagcactcatcttacagtgctgtcctgtggtggcgtgcaggttgctgtgatgccagaagcactgccacccagtgtttcaaagacaagcagggccatccatggtgcacaggtcttagtggaatctccagaaatagggaagacctggtgatcaaacatggacccctcaggtttgatggcaatgaaataacactgaagaaATACTAaattctcaaagtacagtcaacagtaatgatgtggatggaggaagagctttggggaccttcagtgcttgacatggcataactgaaaatgagaaaaaaatagctgcaaatatcctctaataattggaaaatggcatacatgcaatattataatgaaaaatttGCAAGTTGTCAAGACAAAACGGAATGGTAAAAAATTGATAGTATAtgtattattcaactttaatagactggtactagCTCTTCTTAactagataatcaagtggtttataaggctgagattgacaaattcaagaagattggtatcacattcattatccaaaagaacactgcaatatcttccctgatgtataattttgtcagtggtaggctaatattcatatgcctgcaagcaagaccatttagtacaagtgttatttagttttgtgcaccaattaaagcaaacgcAGAAGCATTCAGATttgtaagttggagaagagtcccagtcacattctctcaattaaaaatcatccccacaataccctctcattatagtgctaccttaatgatactTCATACAAGCATATgactaattactatctgccagcagctttaactacgaaagcagacatgttgttggtattgttctccctgctcaggagacagttactctactccagctaccctcagcactggtcttaagttgctcatccaattatttcagggatccccagggTAAAGATCccgcctaccttgttaggtaggtaggtgtctgcctgtgtgtgtgtgggtggggtgggggggggtgagtggggatgggagctgcatgccctgagtttacataaactggtgaaagaatacaaagcccatttatatctgcccttcaattacacaactgtcccTTAGGACCAATCCAGGGGGCATTAAAGAGACAAAGGGATAGTTGATTCcttgagtgacagcaacaaagggaacctgattgcttttaaagctaggcatctttcagctgagtagcaagaagtcaggcacctgtagcagctgtacactaacatcttactggaggacAGTTCTGGGGAAAACTCTATCTGAAGATTGTGCATTAGCAGTTCAAGCTTTGGAGCTtgtggaagttttcttccaacactagtactggtctCCCAAGCCCTATGGTCAGGAGTGtagagataaggctgctcacactttcatccaggttctgttttccacaataaagaaattgaggggTGAGGGGTTAAAGGAGAGCTGAAATCAggaatttaagaagaaaatgtactgtggtagcaattgtacagtactgctccatgtaattgaactactggaagttatgatatctataagagctcccaataaaatattttaaaaaatatattgcacaatttacatgaatttttcagcctgatattgatcaaccatacaatcatgtacactgatgaatgtaaaatttggggaaagtatcagtagttggaaaatgtgatcttAGTAATAGAGATGATGCgcaagtttactgataaaattttgagactactgatgaattcatagcaaattccttattaaacaccagaaatggaaactacacatatggatctttcggaatggaacaaatgaaaatcaaatcaaccacatctaaagaaaaaaatggtggAGACGCTTTattagtcaaaacacgcccatgggttaactatggaacagatcataaattgctcaaatccaagtagaagctatccaaagtagctagagcacaaagcttagagactatgtaaagaataaacttggggaataaaagactgactgaagactaatgaccgagaccagatgggatgtgggatgacatgaaagccaacttccatatggaaaccaaaaggctactcaaaagacagaaaagagagcaatattgaatatactatgcattgcttgaataactaataaaatctattggaatatcttgcaaaaatgttctttacaaGCAGCAACGGTCATCTgtcgtgtattggacctgttaagaagtagtgggcctaaggaaggcacactGTATACTAAGGGATCTACAGCAGACATGTGCGTAATGAAAAAAGCAAGAATACAAGGTGGTaaaaatgccctttccacttagaaAATTACTAGAGGTATagacaacttaaaataaaaatcttacaggtacaaaaatattgaaggtacggtgctaaagtatgttctaagctgataacaattttcttgctaggaagacgattttaaatacctaaaaataacagaagtcataaatgtgttttaacaagaggaataaaatatggagaaacatgtctgttaaagaattccagcagagaaggcaatttgaccatctctctaagaaaacaaaaaaagaactgatATCATCTACATGAAGAAAAGTTTAAAGGAACAGggcaacaaatgagaaaatggacaccaaaacctttaaagaaactccaaggg
The Tenrec ecaudatus isolate mTenEca1 chromosome 3, mTenEca1.hap1, whole genome shotgun sequence DNA segment above includes these coding regions:
- the LOC142442214 gene encoding uncharacterized protein LOC142442214 translates to MYIVNGSYLKREPLTFNDVAVKFTREEWQLLNPAQKTLYKDVMLENYHNLVSIGIQEDDDHLLEHLQCERCMDRIEQCYKFNTYSQHKNNFPPKEAYEMFEVHEKIVKSDLIILELNQNRSNKIQKSVVLSEDEKTFLHIEHEQFCTERKFAECEPPRLMKSQCIQHQEFDELEKPHAGGKCGTTSIEDSECSQRGQKLKKVFKLNEHYQKSHKGQKLYKCLQCGKTFHSVSYLKGHQESHVAGMSYVCSEYGKGFTRKSDLTAHQQTYTGEKPHVCCECGKGFNQKSSLTFHRRTHTGEKPHICGECGKAFIRKCMLTVHQQTHTGEKSHVCGQCGKAFLRKDGLTGHQRIHTGEKPHVCGECGKGFIQKASLTVHQRNHTGVKPHVCGECGKAFIRKTSHCSSANSYWRETPCMW